A genomic stretch from Microbacterium luteolum includes:
- a CDS encoding AAA family ATPase, with translation MRIIVSGTHGSGKSTLTADFVARRPEYLALGDPFDELDLDDPASAASFAAQLRVTASRVRETAGESAVISERGPLDFVAYLTALEQLGRSDGELIARATALADASLTDVDLVVLLPLDDRHPIRVPVDEDPALREAMDTALLDLADEREAAGPARFLTLGGDPATRLRDLLAATNMTPGNR, from the coding sequence GTGAGGATCATCGTCTCGGGCACGCACGGAAGTGGCAAGAGCACCCTCACCGCGGACTTCGTCGCGCGGCGACCGGAATACCTCGCTCTCGGCGACCCGTTCGATGAGCTCGACCTCGATGATCCGGCGAGCGCCGCGAGCTTCGCCGCGCAGTTGCGTGTGACGGCGTCACGCGTGCGCGAGACGGCAGGGGAATCAGCGGTCATCTCCGAGCGCGGACCGCTCGACTTCGTCGCCTACCTGACGGCGCTGGAGCAGCTGGGACGCAGCGACGGCGAGCTCATCGCCCGTGCGACGGCTCTCGCCGACGCCTCGCTGACCGACGTCGATCTGGTCGTGCTCCTGCCGTTGGACGACCGGCACCCCATCCGGGTCCCCGTCGACGAGGACCCCGCTTTGCGCGAAGCGATGGATACGGCGCTGCTCGACCTCGCCGATGAGCGCGAAGCCGCCGGGCCCGCCCGCTTCCTCACTCTGGGCGGGGATCCGGCGACACGACTGCGCGACCTGCTTGCGGCGACGAACATGACGCCCGGCAATAGGTAG